The Immundisolibacter cernigliae genome has a window encoding:
- a CDS encoding aldehyde dehydrogenase family protein: MNKPLQQPSAAALHLPEYGHFIGGEWVSGDSGKTIDLLNPANGQRLSRIQAGNAADAERAVQAAAKAFTTWGHSTPGQRQELLLELARRLKARMQDFALLETLNNGKPIREALHFDLPTTIAQFELFAGAAFHLHGQSLDYPDAIGIVHREPYGVVAQIIPWNVPLVMMATKIAPALAAGNTIVLKPAETVCLSVLEFFREVADVLPPGVVNVVTGYGADVGEALVSHPLVRKVAFTGSIATARRIMGYAAANVIPQTLELGGKSAHIVCDDADIDAAVEAAALSTIFNKGEVCIAGTRLMLHERIRDEFLEKLARTLDTVKQGDPTDPATQIGAQASVMQRDKVLSYIDIGMQEGARVYRGGKRASGPGLDEGNFIEPTILVDVDNSMRIAQEEIFGPVTCAITWKDDDEVLRMANDSTYGLAGGLWTRNLTRAHRISRAMQTGTVWVNRYFNLKPGMPLGGYKQSGFGREFCFDILNHYTLTKSVVINLEEGPLGLFQG; this comes from the coding sequence ATGAACAAACCCCTGCAACAGCCTTCCGCGGCCGCACTGCATCTGCCCGAGTACGGCCATTTCATCGGTGGTGAATGGGTCAGCGGCGACAGCGGCAAGACCATCGACCTGCTCAATCCGGCCAATGGTCAGCGCCTGTCGCGCATCCAGGCCGGCAACGCCGCGGATGCGGAACGGGCCGTGCAGGCCGCCGCCAAAGCATTCACCACCTGGGGCCACAGCACGCCGGGTCAGCGTCAGGAATTGCTGCTGGAGCTGGCGCGGCGCCTGAAGGCGCGCATGCAGGACTTCGCCCTGCTGGAGACGCTCAACAACGGCAAGCCGATTCGCGAGGCACTGCATTTCGACCTGCCGACCACCATCGCGCAATTCGAGCTGTTCGCCGGTGCGGCCTTCCACCTGCATGGCCAGTCGCTGGACTACCCGGACGCCATCGGCATCGTGCATCGCGAGCCCTACGGCGTGGTGGCGCAGATCATTCCCTGGAACGTGCCGCTGGTGATGATGGCGACCAAGATCGCGCCGGCGCTGGCGGCCGGCAACACCATCGTGCTCAAGCCGGCCGAGACGGTATGCCTGTCGGTGCTCGAGTTCTTCCGCGAAGTGGCCGACGTGCTGCCGCCGGGCGTGGTGAACGTGGTCACCGGCTATGGCGCCGACGTCGGCGAGGCGCTGGTGTCCCATCCGCTGGTGCGCAAGGTGGCCTTCACCGGCTCCATCGCCACCGCCCGCCGCATCATGGGCTACGCCGCCGCCAATGTGATTCCGCAGACCCTGGAACTGGGCGGCAAGTCCGCTCACATCGTGTGTGACGATGCCGACATCGACGCCGCCGTGGAAGCGGCAGCCCTGTCGACCATCTTCAACAAGGGCGAGGTGTGCATTGCCGGCACGCGCCTGATGCTGCACGAGCGCATTCGCGACGAGTTCCTGGAAAAACTGGCCCGCACGCTGGACACCGTCAAGCAGGGCGACCCCACCGATCCGGCCACGCAGATCGGCGCGCAGGCCTCCGTGATGCAGCGCGACAAGGTGCTGTCCTACATTGACATCGGCATGCAGGAAGGTGCCAGGGTCTACCGCGGCGGCAAGCGTGCCAGCGGCCCGGGGCTGGACGAGGGCAACTTCATCGAGCCGACCATCCTGGTCGACGTGGACAACAGCATGCGCATTGCCCAGGAGGAAATCTTCGGCCCGGTCACCTGCGCCATCACCTGGAAGGACGACGACGAGGTGTTGCGCATGGCCAACGACAGCACCTATGGGCTGGCCGGCGGTCTGTGGACGCGCAACCTGACCCGCGCGCATCGCATCTCGCGCGCCATGCAGACCGGCACCGTGTGGGTGAACCGCTACTTCAACCTCAAGCCCGGCATGCCGCTGGGCGGCTACAAGCAAAGCGGCTTCGGGCGCGAGTTCTGTTTCGACATCCTGAACCACTACACGCTGACCAAGAGCGTGGTGATCAACCTCGAGGAAGGGCCGCTGGGCCTGTTCCAGGGCTGA
- the modA gene encoding molybdate ABC transporter substrate-binding protein yields MNHRHFHRVVLLCTLLLNIAAARADEVVAAVAANFAAAMARIEPAFEQASGHQLTVVLGSSGKLVTQIQQGAPFDVLLSADVERPDVLEKSGLGVPASRFTYAIGRLALWSPDPQAIGDDGVAYLRAGTFRHLAIGNPAVAPYGAAAQQVLEKLGLWAGMQDKVVRGEDIGQVYSMVASGAAEAGFVALSAVIAGPKPGSHWTVPQEMYPPLKQDAILVTRARANPAAQAFLAYLKTPASRDVIQSLGYDLPAP; encoded by the coding sequence ATGAACCATCGGCATTTTCATCGTGTCGTACTGCTCTGCACTCTGCTGCTGAATATTGCTGCCGCCCGGGCCGACGAGGTGGTCGCCGCCGTCGCCGCCAACTTCGCCGCCGCCATGGCGCGCATCGAGCCGGCCTTCGAGCAGGCCAGCGGGCACCAGCTGACCGTGGTGCTGGGCTCCTCGGGCAAGCTGGTGACGCAGATTCAGCAGGGCGCGCCCTTCGACGTGCTGCTGTCGGCGGATGTCGAGCGCCCGGACGTGCTGGAAAAAAGCGGCCTGGGCGTGCCGGCCTCGCGCTTCACCTACGCCATTGGCCGGCTGGCGCTGTGGAGCCCGGACCCGCAGGCCATCGGCGACGATGGCGTGGCCTATTTGCGCGCCGGAACATTCCGCCATCTGGCGATCGGCAATCCGGCCGTCGCGCCCTACGGCGCCGCCGCCCAGCAAGTGCTCGAAAAGCTGGGTTTGTGGGCGGGGATGCAAGACAAGGTCGTGCGCGGCGAGGACATCGGACAGGTCTATTCGATGGTCGCCAGCGGCGCTGCCGAGGCCGGCTTCGTCGCCTTGTCCGCCGTCATTGCCGGTCCCAAACCGGGCAGCCACTGGACGGTGCCGCAGGAGATGTACCCGCCGCTGAAGCAGGACGCCATCCTGGTCACGCGCGCCCGCGCCAATCCAGCGGCGCAGGCCTTCCTCGCTTACCTGAAAACCCCGGCCAGCCGCGACGTGATTCAATCCCTGGGCTATGACCTGCCCGCCCCCTGA
- a CDS encoding OprO/OprP family phosphate-selective porin: MLRRAITVAICTGLALDTAYAADTPPVDLAAMQQRLDQLESLVGKLQSELDTERTARQRVEANTWVRPVTDGKSLKMQSPSGDFSFQMGGRIEADFAHYNQDRQKLGDGTDMRRARLYAQGTLYRDWDWKFEYEFADNSTSSTNSKGITDAYLRYKGFAPLLITAGNFKQPFGLEQMMSAHNLTFTERALSQTFVPGRGIGIGVQGSGAHWSLAGAAAGERPEGDVAAEGDEGWNLSARGTFAPFVDPGRVLHFGASAWRHEPQDSGNALRWRSKPESNVTGVFLVDTGQLTGVDDFLASAAEAAGVWGPLSLQAEYMRANLTRAKARDASFDGWYAQASWFLTGETRPYKVADGIFDRVTPKASVGLGGWGAWEVAARLSDVDLTDAGIVGGQQRDLTLALNWYLAPNLRLMLDYVRVLELDRPGNLADDDEPSSLTGRLHVDF; this comes from the coding sequence ATGCTTCGCAGAGCAATTACGGTCGCCATTTGTACCGGTTTGGCCCTGGACACCGCATACGCCGCCGACACGCCGCCGGTCGACCTGGCGGCCATGCAGCAGCGCCTGGACCAACTCGAAAGCCTGGTCGGGAAACTCCAGTCCGAACTGGACACGGAGCGCACGGCGCGCCAGCGCGTCGAGGCCAACACCTGGGTACGACCGGTCACCGACGGCAAGAGCCTGAAGATGCAGTCGCCCAGCGGCGATTTCAGCTTCCAGATGGGCGGGCGCATCGAGGCCGACTTCGCGCATTACAACCAGGATCGCCAGAAGCTTGGCGACGGCACCGATATGCGTCGTGCCCGCCTGTATGCCCAGGGCACGCTGTATCGCGACTGGGACTGGAAGTTCGAGTACGAATTCGCCGACAACTCGACCAGCAGCACCAACAGCAAGGGCATCACCGATGCCTACCTGCGGTACAAGGGCTTTGCGCCACTGCTGATCACGGCCGGCAATTTCAAGCAGCCGTTCGGACTGGAACAGATGATGAGCGCCCACAACCTCACCTTCACCGAGCGGGCGCTGTCGCAGACCTTCGTGCCCGGCCGCGGTATTGGTATCGGCGTGCAGGGCTCGGGGGCGCACTGGAGCCTGGCCGGCGCGGCGGCGGGCGAACGGCCGGAAGGCGATGTGGCAGCGGAAGGCGACGAAGGCTGGAACCTCAGCGCGCGCGGCACCTTCGCGCCCTTCGTGGACCCCGGTCGGGTGCTGCATTTCGGGGCTTCGGCCTGGCGCCACGAGCCACAGGACTCGGGCAATGCCCTGCGCTGGCGCAGCAAGCCGGAATCGAACGTTACCGGCGTGTTTCTGGTGGACACCGGCCAGCTGACCGGCGTGGACGATTTTCTGGCCAGCGCCGCAGAGGCAGCCGGCGTGTGGGGGCCGCTGTCGCTGCAGGCCGAGTACATGCGCGCCAACCTGACGCGTGCGAAGGCGCGCGATGCGAGTTTCGACGGCTGGTACGCGCAGGCGAGCTGGTTCCTGACGGGCGAGACCCGACCCTACAAGGTGGCCGACGGCATCTTCGACCGCGTAACGCCCAAAGCCAGCGTGGGTCTGGGCGGCTGGGGCGCCTGGGAGGTCGCCGCGCGCCTGAGCGACGTTGACCTGACCGATGCCGGCATCGTCGGCGGCCAGCAACGCGACCTGACATTGGCCCTGAACTGGTATCTGGCACCCAATCTGCGCCTGATGCTGGATTACGTGCGGGTACTGGAGTTGGACCGCCCGGGCAATCTCGCGGACGACGACGAACCAAGCAGCTTGACCGGCCGCCTGCACGTGGATTTCTGA
- a CDS encoding Ppx/GppA phosphatase family protein, producing the protein MNTPAMAMTPPAQAPEFVAAFDTIAAVDLGSNSFHLMVARVTGSELQVVDRLREPIRLGAGLDGDGNLTPTICADALACLRRFGERLRRLPAGAVRAVGTNALRLADNSERFLADAQRALGHPIEVVSGVEEARLIYLGVAHSIPDDGRKQLVIDIGGGSTEMIIGRHYQPLRLESLYLGCVSHSQRFFSDGRITAARLREAELAALIELEPIISDYRALGWERAIGASGSMVAVADALRVAGLASGGITAAGLRQLRKRVLKLGRVEKLTQLEVRADRLPVFMGGLAIVTALFEGLGITRLEISDGALRQGLLYDQLGRIHNADIRDLTVAQLARRYHVDGAHARRVARTLQRCLGMVGAAWELTDPHHARLLTWAAQLHEIGLDVAHAQYHKHGAYILEHADLAGFSRQEQHQLALLVRVHRRKFALTEFATLADDTRQSLTRQAVMLRLVVALHRSRAALRLPRFTLRAAGNTLTIDFPPAWLDRHPLTGADLAQEAQFLAPAGFTLRIGED; encoded by the coding sequence ATGAATACGCCTGCCATGGCCATGACGCCGCCCGCGCAAGCTCCGGAATTCGTCGCCGCGTTCGACACCATCGCCGCGGTCGATCTGGGCTCGAACAGCTTTCACCTGATGGTGGCGCGCGTCACGGGCAGCGAACTGCAGGTGGTCGATCGCCTGCGCGAGCCGATACGCCTGGGCGCGGGCCTGGATGGGGACGGCAATCTGACGCCGACGATCTGCGCCGATGCGCTGGCCTGCCTGCGCCGCTTCGGCGAGCGCCTGCGTCGGCTGCCGGCGGGCGCGGTGCGCGCGGTCGGCACCAATGCCCTGCGTCTGGCTGACAACAGCGAGCGCTTTCTGGCCGATGCGCAGCGGGCGCTGGGACATCCGATCGAGGTCGTCTCCGGCGTCGAGGAGGCGCGACTGATTTACCTCGGCGTCGCCCACAGCATTCCGGACGACGGGCGTAAGCAGCTGGTGATCGACATCGGCGGCGGCAGCACCGAGATGATCATCGGCCGTCATTACCAGCCGTTGCGGCTGGAGAGTCTGTATCTGGGCTGCGTGTCGCACAGCCAGCGGTTTTTCAGTGACGGGCGCATCACCGCCGCCCGTCTACGCGAGGCCGAACTGGCCGCCCTGATCGAGCTCGAACCGATCATTTCCGACTACCGTGCGCTGGGCTGGGAGCGGGCCATCGGTGCCTCCGGCAGCATGGTGGCGGTGGCCGATGCGCTGCGCGTGGCCGGTCTGGCCAGTGGCGGCATCACCGCCGCCGGGCTGCGGCAGCTGCGCAAGCGCGTGCTCAAACTCGGCCGTGTGGAGAAGCTGACGCAACTTGAAGTCCGGGCCGATCGGCTGCCAGTGTTCATGGGCGGGCTGGCCATCGTGACGGCACTGTTCGAGGGACTGGGCATCACGCGCCTTGAAATCTCCGATGGTGCGCTGCGCCAGGGCCTGCTCTACGACCAGCTCGGCCGCATCCACAACGCCGACATCCGCGACCTCACCGTGGCCCAGCTGGCGCGCCGTTACCATGTGGATGGCGCGCACGCCCGGCGCGTGGCGCGCACCCTGCAGCGCTGCCTGGGCATGGTCGGCGCTGCCTGGGAGCTGACCGATCCGCACCACGCGCGCTTGCTCACCTGGGCCGCGCAGCTGCACGAAATCGGCCTGGACGTGGCCCATGCCCAGTACCACAAGCACGGCGCGTACATCCTGGAGCATGCCGACCTGGCCGGTTTCTCGCGCCAGGAACAGCACCAGCTGGCACTGCTGGTGCGTGTGCACCGGCGCAAGTTCGCGCTCACGGAATTCGCCACGCTGGCCGACGACACGCGCCAGTCCCTGACCCGCCAGGCGGTCATGCTGCGGCTGGTGGTGGCGCTGCATCGCAGCCGCGCGGCGCTGCGCCTGCCCCGGTTCACGCTGCGTGCGGCGGGCAACACGCTGACCATCGACTTCCCGCCGGCCTGGCTGGACCGCCATCCGCTGACCGGCGCCGATCTTGCGCAAGAGGCGCAGTTCCTGGCGCCGGCCGGTTTCACGCTGCGGATCGGCGAGGACTGA
- a CDS encoding TOBE domain-containing protein: MAPQARWEVKGSVELGPDGQGPLEDRRIRLLERIGATGSISQAAKAMGMSYRAAWNAVDALRNLAGEALLVTQSGGSAGGGTRLTPAGERLVRTHRLVHEHQRRFLIGLQAQLEQTDTYQLIRRLAVKTSARNQFFGTVTGIRVGSINAEVTITLNDHDRLVAMITMESLSELQLAPGGEVWALVKAPSVLLTTPDPHIKLSARNRLCGTVSRITRGSVNADVVIDLPGGTAVSAIITNDSLDSLGLQEGSAACAMFKAGSVILGVNA; the protein is encoded by the coding sequence ATGGCCCCGCAAGCGCGCTGGGAAGTCAAAGGCTCGGTCGAACTCGGTCCGGACGGCCAGGGTCCGCTGGAGGATCGGCGCATCCGGCTGCTGGAGCGGATTGGCGCCACCGGCTCCATCAGTCAAGCGGCCAAGGCCATGGGCATGAGCTACCGCGCCGCCTGGAACGCGGTCGATGCGCTGCGCAACCTGGCCGGCGAAGCCCTGCTGGTGACGCAAAGCGGCGGCAGTGCCGGCGGCGGCACCCGATTGACCCCGGCCGGTGAGCGACTGGTGCGCACCCACCGGCTGGTTCACGAACACCAGCGCCGCTTCCTGATCGGGCTGCAAGCGCAGCTCGAACAGACAGACACCTATCAACTCATCAGGAGATTGGCCGTGAAAACCAGCGCCCGCAACCAGTTCTTCGGCACCGTGACCGGCATCCGCGTCGGTTCGATAAACGCCGAGGTGACGATCACCCTCAACGACCACGACCGTCTGGTCGCCATGATCACCATGGAGAGCCTGTCGGAACTCCAGCTCGCGCCCGGCGGCGAGGTTTGGGCGCTGGTGAAGGCGCCCTCGGTGCTGCTGACCACGCCGGATCCGCACATCAAGCTGTCGGCCCGCAACCGGCTGTGCGGCACGGTGTCGCGCATCACCCGCGGCAGCGTCAATGCCGACGTGGTGATCGACCTGCCGGGCGGCACCGCGGTCAGCGCCATCATCACCAACGACAGCCTGGACAGTCTGGGATTACAGGAAGGCAGTGCGGCCTGCGCGATGTTCAAGGCCGGCAGCGTGATCCTGGGCGTCAATGCCTGA
- a CDS encoding SixA phosphatase family protein has translation MRCLVLRHAPAESGLPDADRPLSAAGVSLLRQVRGPLQTLVPDLGLIAHSPLRRARETAALLAEVFAVPTQETATLAPGGLEDLLLWLAGQPDAVALVGHEDDLSYWVCHMLTGEAGRFFHFERAGACLLEFRGPLRAGAAELRWLLGPEHLARMARR, from the coding sequence GTGCGCTGCCTGGTCTTACGCCACGCCCCCGCCGAGTCCGGCCTGCCGGATGCCGACCGTCCGCTGAGTGCGGCCGGCGTCAGCCTGCTGCGTCAGGTGCGCGGGCCGCTGCAGACGCTGGTGCCGGACCTTGGCCTGATCGCGCACAGCCCGCTGCGCCGGGCCCGCGAAACGGCTGCATTGCTGGCGGAGGTATTCGCTGTACCGACACAGGAAACCGCTACCCTGGCGCCGGGCGGCCTTGAGGATTTGCTGCTCTGGCTGGCAGGACAGCCCGATGCCGTGGCACTGGTCGGCCACGAGGACGATCTGAGCTACTGGGTATGTCACATGCTGACCGGCGAGGCAGGACGGTTTTTTCACTTTGAACGGGCGGGCGCTTGTCTGCTCGAGTTTCGCGGTCCGTTGCGGGCTGGCGCAGCCGAGCTGCGCTGGCTGCTGGGGCCTGAGCACCTGGCCCGCATGGCGCGCCGCTGA
- a CDS encoding outer membrane protein has protein sequence MKAQNRARGALAAALLGGAVTSTAHGATSIDAIEQTLAQLQAQLAAAQQEIATLKNENQQIKQQVAATGEAVAQAEQEAAARGPSWAEKTSLGAYGEMHWNSLQSKDEIDFHRFVLFLGHEFDARTRLFAEVEIEHSIAGEGQKGEIELEQAYIERDLTDSQHAQVGLFLLPLGILNEHHEPDTFYGVERNPVETEIIPTTWWEGGVGLHGDLAPGWGYNVAAHSGLKTPITGGNALRLRSGRQKVANAVAEDPAMTARIRYQGIPGLELALSGQYQDDLTQGEGERARAFLWETHAVLQRGPFGLRALYAGWDIGGDQAQSLGRDEQNGWYVEPSWRLNDRWGVFARYNRWDTAAGDSADSAFKQIDVGVNYWLSEQVVLKLDYMDKNGPTSSLDDHGVNAGVGFSF, from the coding sequence ATGAAAGCTCAGAATCGCGCACGTGGCGCGCTCGCTGCCGCGCTGCTGGGCGGCGCGGTGACATCCACGGCGCACGGCGCCACGTCGATCGATGCCATCGAACAGACCCTGGCGCAACTGCAGGCGCAGCTGGCCGCGGCGCAGCAGGAAATCGCCACGCTGAAGAACGAAAACCAGCAGATCAAGCAACAGGTGGCCGCCACCGGCGAGGCCGTGGCACAGGCCGAACAGGAAGCCGCCGCGCGCGGCCCGTCCTGGGCCGAGAAGACCAGCCTCGGCGCCTACGGCGAGATGCACTGGAACAGCCTGCAGAGCAAGGACGAGATCGACTTTCACCGCTTCGTGCTGTTCCTGGGGCACGAGTTCGATGCGCGCACGCGACTGTTTGCCGAAGTCGAGATCGAACACTCGATCGCCGGCGAGGGCCAGAAAGGCGAGATCGAACTCGAACAGGCGTATATCGAACGCGACCTGACCGACAGCCAGCACGCACAGGTCGGCCTGTTTTTGTTGCCGCTGGGCATCCTGAACGAGCACCACGAGCCGGACACGTTCTACGGCGTGGAACGCAACCCGGTCGAGACCGAAATCATTCCCACCACCTGGTGGGAGGGCGGGGTCGGCCTGCACGGCGACCTGGCGCCCGGCTGGGGCTATAACGTCGCGGCGCATTCCGGCCTGAAAACGCCGATTACCGGTGGCAACGCGCTGCGCCTGCGCAGCGGCCGCCAGAAAGTGGCCAATGCAGTGGCGGAAGACCCCGCCATGACCGCCCGCATCCGCTACCAGGGCATCCCCGGCCTGGAGCTTGCGCTGTCGGGGCAGTACCAGGACGACCTGACGCAGGGCGAAGGCGAACGCGCCCGAGCCTTCCTGTGGGAGACGCACGCCGTGCTGCAGCGCGGACCGTTCGGGCTGCGGGCGCTGTACGCCGGCTGGGACATCGGCGGCGATCAGGCGCAGTCGCTCGGCCGCGACGAACAGAACGGCTGGTACGTGGAGCCGTCCTGGCGCCTGAACGACCGGTGGGGCGTGTTTGCCCGCTACAACCGCTGGGACACCGCCGCCGGCGACAGCGCCGACAGTGCGTTCAAGCAAATCGACGTCGGTGTGAACTACTGGCTGTCGGAGCAGGTGGTGCTCAAGCTCGATTACATGGACAAGAATGGTCCGACGTCGAGCCTGGACGATCACGGCGTGAACGCCGGCGTCGGTTTCTCGTTCTGA
- the modB gene encoding molybdate ABC transporter permease subunit yields MTVDLGPVWLTLRLAGITVALLLLIGTPLAWWLAHTRTRVKPLIEALTALPLVLPPTVIGFYLLVLFAPAGVLGEPWLRLTGQTLTFSFSGLVLASMIYSLPFVVQPLQGAFEAVGRGPLEAAATLGAGRLDAFFTVASPLALRGYVTACVLGFAHTLGEFGVVLMVGGNIPGRTRVISIAIYEQVETLNYDQAHVLAGGLLVFSFAVLVLVYALNRRFPVHAA; encoded by the coding sequence ATGACGGTCGATCTGGGCCCGGTCTGGCTCACCCTGCGTCTGGCCGGCATCACCGTGGCACTGCTGCTGCTGATCGGCACGCCGCTGGCCTGGTGGCTGGCGCATACCCGCACGCGCGTCAAACCGCTGATCGAGGCGCTGACCGCGCTGCCGCTGGTGCTGCCGCCGACGGTGATCGGTTTTTATCTGCTTGTGCTGTTCGCGCCGGCCGGCGTGCTGGGCGAGCCCTGGCTGCGCCTGACCGGGCAGACGCTGACCTTTTCCTTCAGCGGGCTGGTGCTGGCCTCGATGATCTACTCGCTGCCGTTCGTGGTGCAGCCGTTGCAGGGCGCCTTCGAGGCCGTCGGACGCGGTCCGCTGGAAGCCGCGGCCACGCTGGGTGCCGGGCGGCTGGATGCGTTCTTCACCGTCGCCAGTCCGCTCGCGCTGCGCGGCTATGTCACCGCCTGCGTGCTCGGCTTCGCGCACACGCTGGGCGAGTTCGGCGTGGTGCTGATGGTGGGCGGCAACATCCCCGGGCGCACGCGGGTGATCTCGATCGCCATCTATGAGCAGGTTGAGACCCTCAACTACGACCAGGCGCATGTCCTGGCCGGTGGACTGCTGGTGTTCTCGTTTGCGGTGCTGGTGCTGGTCTATGCCCTGAACCGCCGCTTTCCGGTGCATGCCGCGTGA
- a CDS encoding winged helix-turn-helix domain-containing protein has product MAQVDVSGQPRARLRLDLAPGVSLGPGKAELLRGIAETGSISAAGRRIGMSYKRAWQLVDCLNRDFAAPLVSASRGGAHGGGAALTPLGAEVLTLYQSLQAQAATVLHDGLMRLAEKLAPRSADPDRHRSDDLGAGKTRVVD; this is encoded by the coding sequence GTGGCGCAGGTGGACGTGTCTGGCCAGCCACGCGCCAGGCTGCGGCTGGACCTGGCGCCCGGCGTGTCGTTGGGTCCGGGCAAGGCCGAGCTGCTGCGGGGCATTGCCGAGACCGGTTCGATCTCCGCCGCCGGGCGACGCATCGGCATGAGTTACAAGCGCGCCTGGCAACTGGTCGATTGTCTGAACCGTGACTTTGCGGCGCCACTGGTCAGCGCCAGCCGTGGCGGTGCGCACGGTGGCGGCGCCGCGCTGACGCCGCTCGGTGCCGAGGTTTTGACCCTGTATCAGTCGCTGCAAGCGCAGGCCGCAACGGTGTTGCACGATGGCCTGATGCGGCTGGCCGAAAAGCTGGCGCCGCGATCTGCGGACCCGGATCGCCACCGCAGTGACGACCTCGGGGCTGGCAAAACGCGCGTCGTTGATTGA